A window of Cryptomeria japonica chromosome 3, Sugi_1.0, whole genome shotgun sequence contains these coding sequences:
- the LOC131068591 gene encoding transcription factor IBH1, translated as MPNSSFLLVQYERNFSGLMGYPRSLFNNPVIREHFSGLETMNSRFKKLYLKRFLRALKRLRKGTRSSQGSGDEDAEVPCSSRTIKLAADVSLALTANRSAWGRALLNRLSSDEKNRPLLRNALEPWKFQAVMAQRAKYQSCWILRSRLKKAHMQQHKICSRQSTLSLYRFLLSQRMEPATSSEVEEVKRRTRQLKRLIPGGKSMDMPCLLGETAHYIAYLTGQVQVLQSLLNSAI; from the coding sequence ATGCCCAATTCTTCATTTCTCCTTGTTCAATACGAAAGAAATTTTAGTGGCCTTATGGGTTATCCGAGGAGCCTTTTTAATAATCCAGTGATTAGAGAGCACTTTTCTGGGTTGGAAACCATGAATTCCAGATTTAAGAAGCTCTATCTCAAACGCTTTCTTCGGGCTCTGAAAAGACTCAGAAAGGGCACGAGAAGCAGTCAAGGAAGTGGAGATGAAGATGCAGAGGTTCCGTGTTCGAGTCGCACTATAAAGCTGGCAGCCGATGTCTCACTTGCCCTCACTGCAAACCGCTCAGCCTGGGGCCGCGCGCTGCTCAACAGATTATCTAGTGATGAAAAAAACAGGCCTCTTCTCAGAAATGCTCTGGAGCCATGGAAATTCCAGGCAGTAATGGCGCAGAGGGCAAAATACCAGTCTTGTTGGATACTGCGGTCAAGGCTAAAAAAAGCCCATATGCAGCAGCACAAAATTTGTTCAAGACAGAGCACCTTATCATTATATCGATTTTTGTTGTCTCAGAGAATGGAACCTGCGACGTCCTCAGAGGTGGAAGAGGTTAAGAGACGTACGAGGCAGCTCAAAAGGTTAATTCCTGGTGGAAAATCAATGGACATGCCCTGTTTGCTTGGAGAAACTGCCCATTACATCGCATATCTCACAGGACAGGTACAAGTACTGCAATCTCTACTAAATTCTGCGATATAA